One genomic window of Eriocheir sinensis breed Jianghai 21 chromosome 57, ASM2467909v1, whole genome shotgun sequence includes the following:
- the LOC126984686 gene encoding mini-chromosome maintenance complex-binding protein-like, whose product MPGLDDWTLQPAEVVQRIFEECGAKGPWRERIKEHFEEELKQPSVLEKLPWLNECPLHQLRAGQLVRYRCMVQDMLGKEFFSDVYEVTPDGASDGCSSRLLPGRYKDVVQCGPGENIDASGPNSQTGDRLVYYCVPVPGETDWVKQVYQEQQPHLAPASTSSGSARLKRPAVEDQAESMETEEAEGEGEERKKVRGEGWGASGSGGAGPTTASTSSTSTTSTTTPELNFPFPGMKGTPALVKIYEEESLTLNQVIEVVAILSVSPHLASSSSPSSSSIGVEEEGGVIGGDGDMETPGGHSASPASLVPRLHAILARPMAHTNPLLPADTTTTTTITTTTRDTMMKVLVEVCLGDSLAAEHLLCHLLSSVYCRQDVTVIGKYALNLSGVDGELQAAGYTPFLYGVLSSLVTQAHYLPLTLDTINKRVFVPKKDYQTDKLVSGYLQLPQHTHLLLDETQLSEGQVDRAGMANLTAIGNVITWQKVDYDFQFHTIEQLTNVPVLVMSEGKSMLPSDVEVRLQPREKNVELAKARVEALLSCPSTLSLLRIYLTAARLAPYTLTEEMQKVVQDDFMESRKDSGGEGLSAAGLHSLLVVARLVTLSYGETQLNRDLWETAKKMETERKARLPPPSSS is encoded by the exons AGGAGTGTGGGGCCAAGGGGCCATGGAGGGAGAGAATCAAGGAACACTTTGAAGAGGAGTTGAAGCAGCCGTCCGTCCTGGAAAAG TTGCCATGGCTGAATGAGTGTCCCCTGCACCAGCTGCGTGCCGGCCAGCTGGTGCGCTATCGCTGCATGGTGCAGGACATGCTGGGGAAGGAGTTCTTCTCTGACGTGTATGAAGTGACGCCAGATGGCGCCAGCGACGGCTGCAGCTCCAGGCTCCTTCCGGGTCGCTACAAGGATGTGGTGCAGTGTGGG CCGGGAGAGAACATTGACGCCAGCGGACCAAACAGCCAGACCGGGGACCGCCTCGTCTACTACTGCGTGCCTGTGCCGGGAGAGACGGACTGGGTCAAACAG GTGTACCAAGAGCAGCAGCCACATCTCGCCCCTGCCAGCACCTCAAGTGGCTCGGCGCGACTCAAACGACCAGCGGTGGAGGACCAGGCGgagag catggagacggaggaggcggaaggggagggggaggagaggaagaaggtgaggggggaggggtggggagcaagtggaagtggaggtgctggtcctactactgcctccacctcctccacctccaccacctccaccaccacacctgagCTTAACTTTCCCTTTCCGGGCATGAAGGGGACACCTGCGCTCGTTAAG ATCTACGAGGAGGAATCTTTGACGCTGAACCAGGTTATTGAGGTGGTAGCAATCCTCTCTGTCAGCCcccacctggcctcctcctcctccccctcctcctcttccattggggtagaggaggaggggggggtgataGGGGGCGATGGGGACATGGAAACACCTGGTGGGCACTCCGCTTCGCCAGCCTCGTTAGTGCCCAG gctacaCGCAATCCTCGCCCGCCCCATGGCACACACCAACCCACTCCTTcccgccgacaccaccaccaccaccaccatcaccaccaccaccagggataCCATGATgaaggtgctggtggaggtgtgCTTAGGAGACTCGTTAGCGGCCGAGCACCTCCTGTGTCACCTGCTGTCCTCTGTTTACTGTCGGCAG gaCGTCACCGTGATCGGGAAGTACGCCCTCAACCTGTCCGGCGTGGATGGGGAGCTGCAGGCGGCCGGCTACACACCCTTCCTCTACGGGGTGCTGTCGTCCCTCGTCACACAGGCACActacctccctctcaccctcgaCACCATCAATAAAAGGGTGTTTGTGCCCAAGAag GACTACCAGACAGACAAACTAGTGAGTGGGTACCTGCAGCTGCCTCAACACACCCATCTCCTGCTTGACGAGACCCAGCTGTCGGAGGGGCAGGTGGACAGGGCGGGTATGGCCAACTTGACGGCAATTGGCAATGTTATCACGTGGCAGAAGGTGGACTACGACTTTCAGTTCCACACGATTGAACAGCTGACCAATGTGCCGGTGCTGGTGATGTCCGAGGGGAAGTCCATGCTGCCcag TGACGTGGAGGTAAGACTACAGCCCAGAGAGAAGAATGTGGAGTTGGCCAAGGCGAGAGTGGAGGCCCTTCTCTCCtgcccctccaccctctcccttctccgcatCTACCTCACCGCCGCCCGCCTGGCCCCCTACACACTGACGGAGGAGAtgcagaag GTGGTCCAAGATGACTTCATGGAGAGCCGCAAGGACAGTGGTGGTGAAGGCCTCTCCGCTGCTGGGCTACACTCCCTGCTGGTGGTGGcaag GCTTGTGACGCTCAGCTACGGGGAGACTCAACTAAACCGAGACTTGTGGGAGACTGCAAAGAAaatggagacagagaggaaggctagactacctcctccatcatcctcttag